From the genome of Sandaracinaceae bacterium, one region includes:
- a CDS encoding serine protein kinase PrkA has protein sequence MSDDEVRVGERAAEIEALLEQTYARTRDRFERERRVLSFDAYLDLVAREPSRAVRDAATYARDALDHFGRYEVARPTGLTHRYRLFDLDFGGDTAPTTGSRHDDRERLIGHEELQESFRRALEGFIREGRVNRMVMLHGPNGSAKSTFVACLMRGLEAYSRAAEGALYRFAWVFPKSPDQSGIGFSAAGGARSELESFALLPESRIAVKLTSELKDHPLLLLPRAERRELLARVLPGSAKVPAFLATGELSHKNRQIFEALLTDYRGDLRRVLSHVQVERFDISRRYRSGAVTIGPAHSVDASERQITADRSLSSLPASLSALTLFESYGPLVDGAGGIVEFSDLLKRPLDAWRYLLLAIEEGTVPLSFSTMTMNALLVASSNEFHLAAFREHHDYGSFRGRMLPIVVPYLRDYRQEQAIYDTQIAPNVSVRVAPHTTFVAALWAVLTRLRRPVAQAYEDGALGAIARTLTPLEKAELYADGTVPERLEHDEQLALRSGLSAVYAESLVGTSEGLLGASAREIRSVLLEVAADARATCLAPPAVLARLETLCAEGDYDFLRLDVDAGYHDARAFVEVVRERWLDRVDLELRTATGLVAEERYMDLFARYVTQVSHAVKGERWLNPVTQAFEEPDHELLRSVESTLEVTDPDEFRATVLGGLAAWAIDQPDRMAALPQTVDYRALFPRQLAKLEAAYFESHRAQIARVGRSMVAFISGEGARLEPADALAAERAWGQLEASGYDPESARIALTELLDARYV, from the coding sequence GTGAGCGACGACGAGGTGCGTGTGGGCGAGCGCGCTGCGGAGATCGAGGCGCTGCTCGAGCAGACCTACGCGCGAACGCGTGACCGCTTCGAACGGGAACGCCGCGTGCTCAGCTTCGACGCGTACCTCGACTTGGTCGCCCGGGAGCCGTCGCGTGCCGTTCGCGACGCTGCCACCTACGCGCGAGATGCCCTCGACCACTTCGGTCGCTACGAGGTGGCGCGACCGACGGGGCTCACGCACCGTTACCGCTTGTTCGATCTCGACTTCGGCGGAGATACGGCGCCGACCACGGGCTCCCGCCACGACGACCGCGAGCGACTGATCGGGCACGAGGAGCTCCAGGAGAGCTTCCGGCGCGCACTGGAGGGGTTCATTCGCGAGGGGCGCGTGAACCGCATGGTCATGCTGCACGGCCCCAACGGCAGCGCCAAGTCCACGTTCGTCGCGTGCCTCATGCGCGGCCTCGAGGCGTACTCACGCGCTGCGGAGGGCGCCCTGTACCGCTTCGCGTGGGTCTTTCCCAAGTCACCCGACCAGTCCGGGATCGGTTTCTCGGCGGCTGGCGGCGCAAGGAGCGAGCTCGAGTCGTTTGCGCTCCTGCCAGAGTCGCGCATTGCGGTGAAGCTCACCAGCGAGCTCAAGGACCACCCGCTGCTGCTGCTGCCCCGCGCCGAGCGGCGTGAGCTGCTCGCGCGCGTGCTGCCCGGCAGCGCCAAGGTGCCAGCGTTCTTGGCCACGGGCGAGCTCAGCCACAAGAACCGCCAGATCTTCGAGGCGTTGCTCACCGACTACCGCGGGGACTTGCGTCGCGTGCTGTCCCACGTGCAGGTCGAGCGCTTCGACATCAGCCGCCGCTACCGCTCGGGAGCGGTCACCATCGGACCCGCGCACTCCGTCGACGCGAGCGAGCGGCAGATCACCGCTGACCGCTCCCTGTCTTCGCTGCCAGCGTCGCTGTCGGCGCTCACGCTGTTCGAGAGCTACGGTCCGCTCGTGGACGGCGCGGGCGGCATCGTGGAGTTCAGCGACCTGCTGAAGCGGCCCCTCGACGCGTGGCGGTATCTGCTGCTCGCCATCGAGGAGGGAACGGTGCCGCTCAGCTTCTCCACGATGACCATGAACGCCCTGCTCGTGGCGAGCAGCAACGAGTTCCACCTCGCCGCCTTCCGCGAGCACCACGACTACGGCTCCTTCCGTGGACGCATGCTGCCCATCGTCGTGCCCTATCTGCGCGACTACCGCCAGGAGCAGGCCATCTACGACACGCAGATCGCGCCCAACGTGAGCGTGCGCGTGGCGCCTCACACCACGTTCGTCGCGGCGCTCTGGGCGGTGCTCACCCGGCTGCGCCGCCCCGTCGCGCAGGCCTACGAGGACGGCGCGCTCGGGGCGATCGCGCGCACGCTCACACCGCTCGAGAAGGCGGAGCTCTATGCGGACGGGACGGTGCCGGAGCGCCTCGAGCACGACGAGCAGCTCGCGCTGCGCAGCGGGTTGTCGGCGGTTTATGCGGAGTCGCTCGTCGGGACGTCCGAGGGGCTGCTCGGGGCGTCCGCGCGCGAGATCCGCAGTGTGCTGCTCGAGGTCGCCGCCGACGCGCGCGCCACGTGTCTCGCGCCGCCGGCGGTGCTGGCGCGCCTCGAGACGCTCTGCGCCGAAGGGGACTACGACTTCCTCCGGCTCGATGTGGACGCCGGCTACCACGACGCGCGCGCGTTCGTCGAGGTGGTGCGTGAGCGCTGGCTCGATCGGGTGGACCTCGAGCTGCGCACCGCCACGGGGCTGGTGGCCGAGGAGCGCTACATGGACCTCTTCGCCCGCTACGTCACGCAGGTCTCGCACGCCGTGAAGGGCGAGCGCTGGCTCAACCCCGTCACCCAAGCCTTCGAGGAGCCGGACCACGAGCTGCTGAGGTCCGTCGAGTCCACGCTCGAGGTCACGGACCCCGACGAGTTCCGCGCCACCGTGCTCGGCGGTCTCGCTGCGTGGGCCATCGATCAGCCCGACCGCATGGCGGCCCTGCCGCAGACGGTGGACTACCGCGCGCTCTTCCCGCGCCAGCTGGCCAAGCTGGAGGCCGCCTACTTCGAGTCTCACCGGGCGCAGATCGCGCGGGTGGGGCGGTCCATGGTGGCGTTCATCAGCGGCGAGGGCGCACGCCTCGAGCCGGCCGACGCGCTGGCGGCAGAGCGCGCGTGGGGACAGCTCGAGGCCAGTGGGTACGACCCCGAGAGCGCGCGCATCGCCCTCACCGAGCTGCTGGACGCGCGCTACGTGTAG
- a CDS encoding PQQ-binding-like beta-propeller repeat protein yields the protein MLHATGTRPPRPPEAWLWLALVALLPFSGLTACGTMGAEAGAYSWLGAGSRSGELGEAGTGALRVMWSVSLIEQHNSRYLPVELASPGFDPTHGRIYLGASDGRLRAFDVTGRVLFRYNLGSPIESAPAVDEVRDQVVIAGADGRVHALRGANAEVLFEGRAPGIVRTTPILTDDAVYVATEDDVVVALSREDGAVLWSYRREAASEFHIAGHAGLTIVGRRVLAGFSDGTIAALDVTDGSVLWERATDVDIETSEGGAPVFTDVDTTPVIIDDTLYVASFHGGLYALSPSNGSVLWREPEQTTITSITAVGDRLLVASADRGLEVMQPETREVLWSRRAERGAPTTPVVSAQGLVLVGDSQGSFVALAMQSGQELGRLDGGNGFSAPAGVSHDIAMVLSNGGDALCLSLR from the coding sequence GTGCTCCACGCCACCGGGACACGCCCCCCGCGCCCACCGGAGGCGTGGCTCTGGCTCGCCCTCGTCGCGCTCCTGCCGTTCTCGGGCCTGACGGCTTGCGGGACCATGGGCGCAGAGGCCGGCGCATACTCGTGGCTCGGTGCGGGGTCGCGCTCGGGTGAGCTGGGAGAAGCCGGCACGGGCGCGTTGCGCGTGATGTGGTCGGTGTCCCTCATCGAGCAACACAACAGCCGCTACCTTCCGGTGGAGCTGGCGTCGCCCGGGTTCGACCCGACCCACGGCCGCATCTATCTCGGCGCGTCGGACGGCCGGCTCCGCGCGTTCGACGTCACGGGTCGCGTCTTGTTCCGCTACAATCTCGGCTCGCCCATCGAGAGCGCGCCGGCGGTGGACGAAGTGCGGGACCAAGTCGTCATCGCGGGTGCGGACGGTCGCGTCCATGCGCTGCGGGGGGCCAACGCGGAGGTCTTGTTCGAGGGCCGCGCTCCGGGGATCGTGCGCACCACGCCGATCCTCACCGACGACGCTGTCTACGTGGCCACCGAGGACGACGTCGTGGTGGCCCTGTCCCGTGAAGACGGTGCCGTGCTGTGGTCGTATCGCCGGGAGGCCGCGTCCGAATTCCACATCGCGGGGCACGCCGGGCTCACCATCGTCGGGCGTCGCGTCCTGGCGGGGTTCAGCGACGGCACCATCGCTGCGCTCGATGTGACGGACGGCAGCGTGCTCTGGGAGCGCGCCACCGACGTTGACATCGAGACGTCCGAAGGCGGCGCGCCCGTGTTCACCGACGTGGACACGACGCCCGTGATCATCGACGACACCCTCTACGTCGCCTCCTTCCACGGAGGGCTGTATGCCCTCTCGCCGAGCAACGGCAGCGTGCTGTGGCGCGAGCCCGAGCAGACGACCATCACGTCCATCACGGCCGTCGGGGACCGACTGCTCGTCGCCAGCGCGGACCGAGGCCTCGAGGTGATGCAGCCCGAGACGCGTGAGGTGCTGTGGTCCCGTCGCGCGGAGCGCGGGGCGCCCACCACCCCCGTCGTGAGCGCACAAGGGTTGGTGCTGGTGGGCGACAGCCAAGGGTCGTTCGTCGCGCTCGCCATGCAGAGTGGCCAAGAGCTGGGGCGCTTGGACGGAGGCAACGGCTTCTCCGCGCCGGCCGGGGTGTCGCACGACATCGCCATGGTCCTCTCGAACGGCGGCGACGCCCTCTGTCTCTCGCTTCGCTGA
- a CDS encoding carboxypeptidase regulatory-like domain-containing protein has product MEEPSPNPSAPPSASSPRAGLWAGLLALALVLVPGSSRSGDPPTRVGGGGAEDTDTDAPGEPQAGGRGELRVSLSGLGQDSLPQGSHLWLEGSEGVTRRPLAGAPPVVVSGLPEGPFALYVHVPGFVLLHQDVELVADARLDVHHALAPAALARVHVEARDAAEREAGGIPLTAMHAFAVLPGRQAPRFPARPDGDALLLATLPPDTDVVLYVSAPGHERAQLELHTPAAGEAVELTVSLSLAAQLAGVVVDTAGAPVPRARVVLAGSGVWPPRELETDAMGRFAWPQVPAGVYELRAAHGDLVGRPRGGIVVGEREPTPFVRLMLTPGAVLTGVVHDSLGAPIVDAEVLALEEAISLLPRAASTGAAGDFRMTGLLPQEHVVRVSAEGFVPREVEHDPRFGPIDVELQRAASIAGRVLDHLGHPVAGAGVEVLDDSAHPVMHFADLFTVQRAGPVPLASDGALGVTLGDIPPIPLDVHGGTRQLTGQAVTDATGAFLVTGVSPGRVRMRVTADGFAPLSTQPLTLRPGEEREGVILELQPGTLIDGRVVDAGDYPVANVLVELRIPGQDAETTMTAGDGTFTFQAGRGNVVLTASAAALPAVRSRVTLGDVERQEVVLRLSATLHTLRGRVFDRDDLPVAGATLRLESLSARYPHQRVVVAAEDGSFELSGLPPPPYRLVVSHEALADEELDVVATDDELRIVLLPAGTLRGTVVDDLGPAGDVEITLHRDGRPLRHAYTDEEGRFVFERIGVARYTLQLRSPVHLPAQADAVLVLRRGEVLAYVDEVALTRGAHVSGTVVDVLGEPALGAEVTVGNDWSASVSVDDTGAFVLGPVAAGDLVVTARHPQAGTGTTRRPVRVDVGELVQDAYIRLGGRVPLPDPEVEAEVRPEDPDAEAGSGQRVTGVAIAVALGEREVEVSAVVDGSRAARAGLRVGDQLIEVDDVPVNSPAEARSLLRGAEGVPAILRIRRARRDRIVTVPRERYTQPDE; this is encoded by the coding sequence GTGGAAGAACCATCCCCGAACCCATCTGCGCCGCCCTCGGCGAGCTCCCCCCGCGCAGGCCTGTGGGCGGGTCTGCTGGCGCTCGCCCTCGTGTTGGTGCCGGGCTCGAGCCGCTCGGGGGACCCTCCGACGCGAGTCGGGGGCGGCGGTGCGGAAGACACGGACACGGACGCGCCAGGGGAACCGCAGGCCGGCGGCCGGGGCGAGCTGCGAGTCTCGCTGAGCGGGCTGGGACAAGACTCGCTGCCCCAGGGTTCGCACCTGTGGCTCGAGGGGTCCGAGGGGGTGACGCGACGCCCCTTGGCAGGCGCTCCGCCCGTCGTCGTGAGCGGGCTGCCGGAGGGGCCCTTCGCGCTCTACGTCCACGTGCCCGGCTTCGTGCTGCTCCACCAGGACGTGGAGCTCGTCGCTGACGCGCGGCTCGACGTGCACCACGCGCTGGCGCCCGCCGCGCTCGCCCGGGTGCATGTCGAGGCGCGTGACGCCGCGGAGCGTGAGGCTGGCGGCATCCCACTCACGGCCATGCACGCGTTCGCCGTGCTGCCCGGGCGCCAAGCGCCGCGTTTCCCGGCGCGACCGGACGGCGACGCGCTCTTGCTGGCGACGCTGCCCCCCGACACCGACGTCGTCCTGTACGTGAGCGCGCCTGGACACGAACGCGCGCAGCTCGAGCTACACACCCCGGCCGCCGGCGAGGCAGTGGAGCTGACGGTCTCGCTGTCGCTCGCGGCCCAGCTCGCCGGCGTGGTCGTCGACACCGCCGGAGCCCCCGTACCGAGGGCGCGCGTCGTGTTGGCGGGCAGCGGAGTATGGCCGCCGCGAGAACTCGAGACCGATGCGATGGGCCGCTTCGCGTGGCCCCAAGTGCCAGCGGGCGTCTACGAGCTCCGCGCGGCCCACGGAGATCTCGTGGGACGCCCCCGCGGCGGCATCGTCGTCGGCGAACGCGAGCCGACGCCCTTCGTGCGCCTGATGCTGACGCCTGGCGCGGTCCTCACGGGAGTGGTGCACGACTCCCTCGGCGCACCCATCGTGGACGCCGAGGTGCTCGCGCTCGAAGAGGCCATCTCGCTCCTGCCGCGCGCTGCCTCGACGGGCGCCGCAGGGGACTTCCGCATGACGGGTCTCTTGCCGCAAGAGCACGTGGTGCGCGTCTCGGCCGAGGGCTTCGTGCCGCGCGAGGTCGAGCACGATCCGCGCTTCGGGCCCATCGACGTCGAGCTACAACGCGCGGCGTCCATCGCGGGGCGCGTCCTGGACCACTTGGGACACCCAGTCGCAGGTGCTGGGGTCGAGGTCCTCGACGACTCCGCGCACCCGGTCATGCACTTCGCAGACTTGTTCACCGTGCAGCGCGCGGGCCCCGTGCCCCTCGCCAGCGACGGCGCGCTGGGCGTGACGCTGGGTGACATCCCCCCCATCCCCCTCGATGTCCACGGCGGCACCCGTCAGCTCACGGGTCAGGCCGTCACGGACGCCACCGGTGCGTTCCTGGTCACGGGGGTCTCGCCTGGTCGCGTGCGCATGCGGGTCACGGCAGACGGCTTCGCGCCCCTCTCCACCCAGCCCCTCACCTTGCGACCCGGGGAGGAGCGGGAGGGGGTCATCCTCGAGCTCCAGCCGGGGACGCTGATCGACGGTCGTGTCGTCGACGCAGGGGACTACCCCGTGGCGAACGTGCTCGTGGAGCTGCGCATCCCGGGCCAGGACGCCGAGACGACGATGACCGCAGGCGACGGAACGTTCACGTTCCAAGCAGGCCGGGGCAACGTGGTGCTGACCGCCAGCGCCGCCGCGCTGCCCGCCGTGCGCTCGCGCGTGACGTTGGGAGACGTCGAGCGGCAGGAGGTGGTCCTGCGGCTCAGCGCCACGTTGCACACCCTCCGGGGGCGCGTGTTCGACCGCGACGACCTCCCGGTCGCCGGCGCCACACTGCGGCTCGAGTCGCTCTCGGCCCGCTACCCGCATCAGCGGGTCGTGGTGGCGGCCGAAGACGGCTCGTTCGAGCTCAGTGGCCTCCCCCCACCTCCGTACAGGCTGGTGGTGTCGCACGAGGCCCTCGCCGACGAGGAGCTCGACGTGGTGGCCACCGACGACGAGCTGCGGATCGTCTTGCTCCCCGCAGGCACGCTGCGTGGCACGGTGGTGGACGACCTCGGCCCAGCCGGGGACGTGGAGATCACGCTCCACCGCGACGGGCGCCCGCTCCGGCACGCATACACGGACGAAGAAGGACGCTTCGTGTTCGAGCGCATCGGCGTGGCTCGCTACACGCTGCAGCTGCGCTCCCCCGTGCACCTGCCTGCCCAGGCAGACGCCGTGCTCGTGTTGCGGCGCGGCGAGGTGCTCGCCTACGTGGACGAGGTGGCGCTGACGCGCGGAGCCCACGTGAGCGGCACGGTCGTGGACGTGCTGGGCGAGCCCGCGCTTGGCGCGGAGGTCACCGTGGGGAACGACTGGAGCGCGTCCGTCAGCGTCGACGACACGGGAGCGTTCGTGCTGGGCCCCGTCGCGGCGGGGGACCTCGTGGTCACCGCCCGACACCCGCAGGCGGGTACGGGGACGACCCGGCGGCCCGTGCGTGTCGACGTCGGCGAGCTGGTCCAGGACGCGTACATCCGCCTCGGTGGACGCGTCCCGCTCCCGGACCCCGAGGTCGAGGCCGAGGTGCGCCCCGAGGACCCAGACGCCGAAGCTGGCTCCGGGCAGCGCGTGACCGGCGTTGCCATCGCCGTCGCGCTGGGGGAGCGGGAGGTCGAAGTCAGCGCTGTGGTGGACGGGTCGCGAGCCGCGCGCGCGGGGCTGCGCGTCGGGGACCAGCTGATCGAGGTCGACGACGTCCCCGTCAACTCGCCGGCCGAGGCGCGCTCTCTGTTGCGTGGCGCGGAGGGTGTCCCCGCCATCTTGCGCATCCGACGCGCGCGCAGGGACCGCATCGTGACGGTGCCGCGCGAGCGCTACACTCAGCCGGACGAGTGA
- a CDS encoding RluA family pseudouridine synthase, whose translation MSETPYIPAGCDPESILLTFPVPREFAGLRLDRFIQNRIPRLSRTRANEIVKACAYRQDGTRRRASERVRAGEVVLLVRPPMNEPETPQSFGVLYEDEHVLVVDKPAGLPMHPTATYHKHTLTWLLKERYPDDPPQFAHRLDRETSGVVVCGKSRDMERALKNSFQYRHTQKTYLAVVHGCPPETGTMDQDLAPVADGLHVMMEVRPPGEGLSAVTTFRTLRAGPRYALVELWPETGRQHQLRVHLAHLGFPIVGDKLYGAEGPAPFLEYIEGGMTSDLTRRLVLPRHALHAHALTIEHPVSGEPLHVSSPLPDELAALVVDAS comes from the coding sequence GTGTCCGAGACCCCCTACATCCCGGCCGGCTGTGATCCCGAGTCGATCCTGCTGACCTTCCCCGTGCCCAGGGAGTTCGCCGGTCTGCGCTTGGACCGCTTCATCCAGAACCGCATCCCGCGCCTGTCGCGCACACGCGCGAACGAGATCGTCAAGGCCTGTGCGTATCGCCAGGACGGCACTCGGCGGCGAGCGAGCGAGCGCGTGCGTGCGGGGGAGGTGGTGCTCTTGGTGCGCCCGCCCATGAACGAGCCCGAGACGCCGCAGTCGTTCGGTGTGCTGTACGAGGACGAGCACGTCCTGGTGGTCGACAAGCCGGCGGGGCTGCCCATGCACCCGACGGCGACCTACCACAAGCACACGCTCACCTGGCTGTTGAAAGAGCGCTACCCCGACGACCCGCCGCAGTTCGCACACCGCTTGGATCGCGAGACGAGCGGCGTGGTGGTGTGTGGCAAGTCGCGCGACATGGAACGCGCGCTCAAGAATTCGTTTCAGTATCGGCACACCCAAAAGACCTACTTGGCCGTCGTGCATGGCTGCCCGCCCGAGACCGGGACGATGGACCAGGACCTCGCGCCGGTGGCCGATGGGCTGCACGTGATGATGGAGGTGCGCCCGCCTGGGGAGGGCCTCAGCGCTGTGACCACGTTCCGCACCCTGCGCGCTGGGCCACGCTATGCGCTGGTGGAGCTGTGGCCCGAGACAGGACGACAGCATCAGCTGCGCGTCCACCTGGCGCACCTCGGTTTCCCGATCGTGGGGGACAAGCTCTATGGCGCGGAGGGGCCGGCGCCGTTCCTCGAGTACATCGAGGGGGGCATGACGAGTGATCTCACCCGGCGCCTGGTGCTTCCGCGTCACGCGCTGCATGCCCACGCGCTCACCATCGAGCACCCCGTCAGCGGCGAGCCCCTGCACGTCAGCTCCCCGCTCCCGGACGAGCTCGCCGCGCTGGTGGTCGACGCGTCGTGA
- a CDS encoding beta-galactosidase, which yields MRGLRALGFSAVETYVPWSEHELPDGRFDFGEQDRRKDVGAFLDLAHALGLTAIVRPGPHINAELTGFGIPERVLLDPACQARSPRGNPVVLYFPPRMFPVPSYASEAYLGEVRRWFAAVGEVLAPRVRPHGPIEWVQVDNEGAYYFRNGPYGQDYHPDARALFGRFVVARHEDLATAARAHGRPYASAGDITPPERFDPHEPLALHLDWAAFQEHLLTTSLATMREQLRDAGLGHARTLHNISLGEAGLPMSLPALEAELDVVGLDYYHRAGEFETIRRRTLYLAGTSVAPYAPELGVGGPPWFPPLGTDDSLFTALVACAYGLRSFNAYMAVDRDRWYGAPLDDHGRTRAHADAWQRLLGALAELEFERMERPVRVGIVWPRLYMRLSRATHVYGPFSPSIMDVVSGSPVHGCRVDELGLSDVVQVAWWERAQGLAAALDARRIPYVFVDGDALEDRFVGLDLIFVPTFEIFERGLAAKLAGCARRGARVVAGPRRPRRDERGVPHAFDELGLAQLELRDDAAATVSCHVDVLGIAGEPEVGAGLVSTMHVHPDGRRVLFVVNPSADEQRATLPPVLAEGARDLLGATPAPVPPAFRMPPHSVRLLAVCPDRGACS from the coding sequence TTGCGCGGGCTTCGCGCGCTGGGCTTCTCCGCCGTCGAGACGTACGTCCCGTGGTCCGAGCACGAGCTACCCGACGGGCGCTTCGACTTTGGCGAGCAAGACCGCCGCAAGGACGTTGGCGCCTTCCTGGACCTCGCGCACGCGCTGGGGCTCACCGCCATCGTGCGCCCGGGCCCCCACATCAACGCCGAGCTCACTGGGTTCGGCATCCCCGAGCGCGTGCTGCTCGACCCCGCCTGTCAGGCGCGCTCACCGCGCGGCAATCCCGTCGTCCTCTACTTCCCGCCACGGATGTTCCCGGTTCCGTCGTATGCGAGCGAAGCGTATCTGGGGGAGGTGCGCCGCTGGTTCGCCGCCGTCGGCGAAGTGCTCGCGCCGCGTGTGCGCCCCCACGGCCCCATCGAGTGGGTGCAGGTCGACAACGAAGGTGCGTACTACTTCCGCAACGGACCGTACGGGCAAGACTACCACCCAGACGCCCGTGCGCTCTTCGGGCGGTTCGTGGTGGCCCGCCACGAAGACCTGGCGACCGCCGCTCGCGCACACGGCCGCCCCTACGCGAGCGCGGGAGACATCACGCCTCCCGAGCGCTTCGATCCACACGAGCCACTCGCGCTGCACCTCGACTGGGCCGCGTTCCAGGAGCACCTGCTCACCACCAGCCTCGCCACCATGCGCGAGCAGCTCCGCGACGCGGGCCTCGGCCACGCGCGCACGCTCCACAACATCTCCCTCGGCGAGGCGGGGCTGCCCATGAGCCTCCCCGCGCTCGAGGCAGAGCTCGACGTGGTCGGCCTCGACTACTACCACCGCGCGGGCGAGTTCGAGACCATCCGGCGCCGCACGCTGTACCTCGCGGGCACCAGCGTGGCGCCGTACGCGCCCGAGCTGGGGGTCGGGGGGCCGCCCTGGTTCCCTCCGCTCGGCACCGACGACTCGCTCTTCACGGCGCTGGTCGCGTGCGCGTACGGGCTGCGCTCGTTCAACGCGTACATGGCGGTCGACCGCGACCGCTGGTACGGCGCGCCCCTCGACGACCACGGGCGCACACGCGCACACGCAGACGCGTGGCAGAGGCTGCTGGGCGCCCTCGCGGAGCTCGAGTTCGAGCGCATGGAGCGGCCGGTGCGCGTCGGCATCGTCTGGCCGCGGCTCTACATGAGGCTCTCGCGTGCCACGCACGTCTACGGTCCTTTCTCGCCGTCCATCATGGACGTCGTGTCGGGCAGCCCCGTGCATGGATGCCGGGTCGACGAGCTGGGCCTCTCCGACGTGGTACAGGTCGCGTGGTGGGAGCGCGCGCAGGGGCTCGCGGCGGCGCTGGACGCACGGCGCATTCCCTATGTGTTCGTCGACGGCGACGCGCTCGAAGACCGATTCGTAGGACTGGACCTGATCTTCGTGCCGACCTTCGAGATCTTCGAGCGGGGTCTCGCGGCGAAGCTCGCAGGGTGCGCTCGTCGTGGAGCCCGGGTGGTGGCGGGGCCGCGTCGCCCGAGGCGCGACGAGCGCGGCGTGCCCCACGCGTTCGACGAGCTCGGGCTGGCGCAGCTCGAGCTCCGGGACGACGCGGCCGCGACCGTGAGCTGCCACGTCGACGTGCTCGGCATCGCCGGTGAGCCCGAGGTCGGCGCGGGTCTCGTCAGCACGATGCACGTGCACCCCGACGGGCGCCGTGTGCTCTTCGTGGTCAACCCCAGCGCGGATGAGCAACGCGCCACGCTGCCTCCCGTGCTCGCGGAGGGCGCTCGAGACCTGCTGGGCGCGACCCCCGCGCCCGTCCCGCCGGCGTTTCGGATGCCGCCGCACAGCGTTCGGCTCCTTGCCGTGTGTCCCGACCGTGGAGCGTGCTCGTGA
- a CDS encoding RNA-binding protein, whose amino-acid sequence MSSKLFCGGLAWATTDETLRSAFEPFGEVTDAKVVQDRETGRSRGFGFVTFATPELASSARDQMDGATLDGRRIRVDIAQERQGGGGGGGPRRSGGGGYGGGREGGGGGYGGGRDGGGYGGGREGGGGYGGGRDGGGYGGGGRDGGYRDDRGGRGGRGGGRGGRDGGGRGGRDGGGRGGDW is encoded by the coding sequence ATGAGTAGCAAGTTGTTCTGCGGTGGCCTGGCATGGGCAACCACGGATGAGACCCTGCGGTCTGCTTTCGAACCGTTCGGTGAAGTGACGGACGCCAAGGTGGTGCAGGATCGAGAGACCGGTCGTTCGCGCGGCTTTGGTTTCGTCACGTTCGCGACCCCGGAGCTGGCAAGCAGCGCCCGGGACCAGATGGACGGCGCTACGCTGGACGGCCGGCGTATCCGTGTCGACATCGCACAAGAGCGACAGGGCGGCGGCGGCGGCGGCGGTCCACGCCGCAGCGGCGGCGGTGGCTACGGCGGCGGTCGCGAGGGCGGCGGTGGCGGCTACGGTGGTGGTCGAGACGGCGGCGGCTACGGCGGCGGTCGTGAGGGTGGCGGTGGCTACGGCGGTGGGCGTGACGGCGGCGGGTACGGTGGTGGCGGCCGCGATGGCGGCTACCGCGACGACCGCGGCGGACGCGGCGGACGTGGCGGCGGGCGTGGCGGCCGCGATGGCGGCGGGCGTGGCGGCCGCGATGGCGGCGGCCGCGGCGGCGACTGGTAG